A genomic region of Candidatus Baltobacteraceae bacterium contains the following coding sequences:
- the rlmD gene encoding 23S rRNA (uracil(1939)-C(5))-methyltransferase RlmD, whose amino-acid sequence MTSRDTAPKRTSSLRPGAELEVTFTDLLSNGQAVGRAGGMAVFCFGPLPRETARVAIATVKQKYAVADLIRLISGSPYRVQPFCSVFGVCGGCQVQHLSYPAQLAWKRDVVQNALQRIGGFADVAVRDTIGMNAPRNYRNKMSLVVEHRSQLPSIGFYKQRSHEVVPIDACPIVMPQLSDYVGRLNAGRLDEEIAGALEPARHVVARAARATGQAVFTVTTDRASDAVERGATALQARLPGVVGVTNSYDLTSENAILGRRQRVLAGTPEIEETIHGIRYRVSAASFFQVNVEIVGRIFEFMKPGLTVPRRVVDLYCGAGTFALFFAKHGCDVFGVEENASAVAEAVENAELNGLQDRVRVCSGRVEEVLRRSEGRDVMRRAQIVFLDPPRKGSDEATLGAVAAAGVPNIWYLSCDPATLARDLKFLTAKGYRFGVVQPFDMFPQTGHVETLVTLYNEAGAARITVEDAFEGAPPPAAWPADDRFAYDRPEYPDFVIRKD is encoded by the coding sequence TTGACGAGCAGAGACACAGCGCCTAAACGAACCTCTTCGCTTCGCCCCGGAGCGGAGCTCGAGGTTACCTTCACCGATCTGCTTTCAAACGGGCAAGCCGTCGGTCGCGCCGGCGGGATGGCCGTTTTCTGTTTCGGTCCGCTTCCGCGCGAGACCGCACGCGTCGCGATCGCGACGGTGAAACAAAAGTATGCCGTCGCCGATCTCATCCGGTTGATTTCGGGCTCGCCGTACCGCGTGCAGCCGTTTTGTTCGGTGTTCGGCGTGTGCGGTGGCTGCCAAGTGCAGCACCTCAGCTACCCCGCACAGTTGGCGTGGAAACGCGACGTCGTACAAAACGCGCTCCAGCGCATCGGCGGATTCGCAGACGTCGCGGTGCGGGACACGATCGGCATGAACGCGCCGCGCAACTATCGCAACAAGATGTCGCTGGTCGTCGAGCACCGCTCGCAGCTTCCGTCGATCGGCTTTTACAAGCAGCGCTCGCACGAGGTCGTTCCGATCGACGCGTGCCCGATCGTGATGCCGCAGCTCAGCGACTACGTCGGTCGTCTCAACGCCGGCCGTCTGGACGAAGAAATCGCAGGCGCGCTCGAACCCGCGCGTCACGTCGTAGCGCGTGCCGCGCGCGCGACCGGACAAGCCGTGTTTACCGTCACGACCGATCGCGCATCCGACGCCGTCGAACGCGGCGCCACGGCGCTGCAAGCGCGTCTCCCCGGTGTCGTCGGCGTCACCAACTCGTACGACCTCACCAGCGAGAACGCCATCCTGGGGCGCCGGCAGCGGGTATTGGCCGGAACGCCCGAGATCGAAGAGACGATCCACGGAATCCGTTACCGTGTTTCCGCCGCGTCGTTCTTTCAAGTCAACGTGGAGATCGTCGGCCGCATCTTCGAGTTCATGAAACCAGGTTTGACTGTACCTCGCCGTGTGGTCGATCTCTATTGCGGAGCCGGCACGTTCGCGCTCTTTTTTGCCAAACACGGCTGCGACGTTTTCGGCGTCGAGGAGAATGCGAGCGCCGTCGCGGAGGCCGTCGAGAATGCCGAGCTCAACGGGCTGCAGGACCGCGTGCGAGTCTGTAGCGGACGCGTCGAGGAGGTTCTCCGCCGCTCCGAAGGGCGTGACGTGATGCGCCGCGCGCAAATCGTCTTCTTGGACCCGCCGCGCAAAGGCTCGGACGAGGCGACGCTCGGTGCGGTTGCTGCAGCGGGCGTTCCAAACATCTGGTACCTGTCGTGCGATCCGGCGACCTTGGCCCGGGATTTAAAGTTCCTAACGGCCAAAGGGTATCGCTTCGGCGTCGTGCAGCCGTTCGACATGTTCCCGCAGACGGGGCACGTCGAGACCCTGGTCACGCTCTACAACGAGGCCGGGGCGGCGCGGATAACCGTCGAGGACGCTTTCGAAGGGGCTCCTCCGCCGGCAGCGTGGCCTGCCGACGACCGATTCGCATACGACCGCCCGGAGTATCCTGATTTTGTCATCCGAAAAGATTGA
- the gatC gene encoding Asp-tRNA(Asn)/Glu-tRNA(Gln) amidotransferase subunit GatC, with the protein MSSEKIDVRYVAKLARIALTDEEVDRFGAQLADLLEHVNRLGELDTNAVPATAQVVESRNVEREDTVQPCLDRETVLAGAPQRQGAFFRVPRIIAEQ; encoded by the coding sequence TTGTCATCCGAAAAGATTGACGTCCGCTACGTTGCAAAACTCGCGCGCATCGCGTTGACCGACGAAGAGGTCGACCGGTTCGGCGCGCAGCTCGCCGATTTGCTCGAGCACGTCAACCGGCTCGGCGAACTCGACACGAACGCCGTGCCGGCAACCGCTCAAGTCGTGGAGTCGCGTAACGTCGAGCGCGAGGACACCGTGCAGCCGTGTCTCGACCGCGAGACGGTACTCGCAGGTGCGCCGCAACGCCAAGGCGCGTTCTTCCGCGTGCCGCGGATCATCGCGGAGCAGTGA
- the gatA gene encoding Asp-tRNA(Asn)/Glu-tRNA(Gln) amidotransferase subunit GatA, producing the protein MSTEIVERSAAQIAREVNGGSLSAREAAGAALAQIDRVESRVGAFLTPLHGDARAQADLVDARVRAGERLPLAGVSLAVKDNMCLTGTRTTCGSKILERWIAPYTATAVQRLVNAGAIVVGKANMDEFAMGSSCENSALGVTRNPYDLDRVPGGSSGGSAAAVGAYEAAIALGSDTGGSIREPGAFCNLIGFKPTYGRVSRYGLIAFASSLDQIGPLTRTVEDAALVYDAIAGHDPMDSTSIDRPVEPTANGLLESLSGLKIGIVRQFDTRELGDDIDEVYDRAYHDLEALGAELHDVSLPTADYGLATYYLIAPAECSSNLARFDGVRYGLRVEAQDVQAMYEQTRAAGFGPEVKRRILIGTYALSSGYYDAYYVRAQKARTLVARDFEKAFEDVDLIACPAASSPAFAFNAKSDPYSMYMMDYYTIPMSLAGLPALSVPCGWVTPPGGTRPLPMGLQLCAPIFSEKLLLGAAHAYERATQHALKHKPQVSEV; encoded by the coding sequence ATGTCGACCGAGATCGTCGAGCGTTCCGCCGCGCAGATCGCGCGCGAGGTCAACGGGGGTTCGCTCTCCGCGCGCGAAGCAGCCGGCGCCGCGTTGGCACAGATCGATCGCGTCGAGAGCCGTGTCGGCGCGTTCCTGACGCCGCTGCACGGCGACGCTCGCGCGCAGGCCGATCTCGTCGACGCGCGCGTGCGCGCCGGCGAACGTCTGCCGCTGGCCGGCGTCAGTCTCGCCGTCAAGGACAACATGTGCTTGACCGGTACGCGCACGACGTGCGGCAGCAAGATTCTCGAACGATGGATCGCTCCGTACACCGCGACGGCGGTGCAGCGGCTCGTCAATGCCGGCGCGATCGTCGTCGGCAAGGCTAATATGGACGAGTTCGCGATGGGCAGTTCGTGCGAGAACTCCGCGCTCGGCGTCACGCGCAACCCGTACGATCTCGACCGCGTTCCGGGCGGATCGAGCGGCGGTTCGGCTGCCGCGGTAGGGGCATACGAAGCGGCCATCGCACTCGGCAGCGACACCGGCGGATCGATTCGCGAGCCGGGTGCGTTCTGTAACCTGATCGGATTCAAGCCGACGTACGGCCGCGTGTCGCGGTACGGTCTCATCGCCTTTGCCTCGAGTCTGGATCAGATCGGCCCGCTTACGCGTACCGTGGAAGACGCGGCGCTCGTCTACGACGCCATAGCCGGTCACGATCCCATGGATTCCACGTCGATCGATCGCCCGGTGGAGCCAACGGCCAACGGCTTGCTCGAATCGTTGAGCGGTCTGAAGATCGGCATCGTGCGGCAGTTCGACACGCGCGAGCTCGGCGACGATATCGACGAAGTCTACGACCGCGCGTATCACGACCTGGAAGCGCTCGGCGCCGAGCTGCACGACGTCTCGCTGCCGACCGCCGACTACGGCTTGGCGACGTACTATCTGATTGCGCCGGCGGAGTGCTCGTCGAATCTAGCGCGCTTCGACGGCGTGCGTTACGGGCTGCGCGTCGAGGCCCAGGACGTGCAGGCGATGTACGAGCAGACGCGAGCGGCCGGGTTCGGTCCGGAAGTCAAGCGCCGGATCTTGATCGGTACGTACGCGCTGTCGAGCGGCTACTACGACGCGTATTACGTCAGGGCGCAGAAGGCACGTACGCTCGTCGCCCGCGACTTCGAAAAGGCGTTCGAAGACGTCGACCTCATCGCGTGTCCCGCGGCCAGCTCGCCGGCGTTCGCGTTCAACGCCAAGAGCGATCCGTACAGCATGTACATGATGGACTACTACACGATCCCGATGTCGCTCGCCGGTCTCCCGGCGCTTTCGGTTCCGTGCGGATGGGTGACGCCGCCCGGCGGAACGCGTCCGTTGCCGATGGGTTTGCAGTTGTGCGCGCCGATTTTTAGCGAGAAGCTGCTGCTCGGTGCCGCGCACGCCTACGAGCGGGCGACGCAGCACGCGCTCAAGCACAAACCGCAGGTAAGCGAGGTGTAA
- the gatB gene encoding Asp-tRNA(Asn)/Glu-tRNA(Gln) amidotransferase subunit GatB, which yields MSQTLLERKYQAVIGIECHVELKTATKMFCGCANEFGGEPNTKVCPVCLGMPGSLPVANGVAIEHVIRSGLAFGAQIPAFSKFDRKNYFYPDMPKDYQISQYDMPLTLGGEVKFWREDGTMNACRLVRIHLEEDTGKSTHAGSGDGRIAGSAYSLVDFNRAGVPLMECVSEPEIYGAQDAVAYLEALRRTLLALGVSDVKMEEGSLRCDANVSIRPVGSSELGTKTEIKNMNSFRSVHRAIESEIARQIEIVESGGRIVQETRGWDEVNGVTHSMRSKELAHDYRYFPDPDLVPMEIVPETVEKIRASLPELPWKRFERYTAEYGLEPKQATQLIDNVPLAEYFERVVTASNHPQQAKNFVLGELSRLANETQTPVAESKVSPEHLAELIVLVEGKSINSKIAKELLARMWEGAGSPKSIVQAEGLAQTSDPAAIEKFVDDVIAANEKVVADYKAGKTNVGGFLVGQVMKASRGKADPALVNELLRRKLG from the coding sequence GTGAGTCAGACGTTGCTAGAGCGCAAATACCAGGCCGTTATTGGGATCGAGTGTCACGTCGAGCTCAAGACGGCGACGAAGATGTTCTGCGGCTGCGCCAACGAGTTCGGCGGGGAGCCGAACACGAAGGTTTGCCCGGTCTGTCTCGGGATGCCGGGTTCGCTTCCCGTCGCTAACGGCGTTGCGATCGAGCACGTCATTCGCTCGGGGCTGGCATTCGGCGCGCAGATTCCCGCCTTCTCGAAGTTCGACCGGAAGAACTACTTCTATCCGGACATGCCCAAAGACTATCAGATTTCCCAGTACGACATGCCGCTGACGTTGGGCGGCGAGGTGAAGTTCTGGCGCGAGGACGGCACGATGAACGCTTGCCGTCTCGTGCGCATTCACCTCGAAGAGGATACCGGAAAATCGACGCATGCCGGTTCGGGCGACGGCCGCATCGCCGGCAGTGCGTATTCGCTCGTCGATTTCAACCGTGCGGGCGTGCCCCTCATGGAGTGCGTTTCGGAGCCCGAGATTTACGGCGCGCAAGACGCGGTCGCGTATCTCGAAGCGCTGCGCCGCACGCTGCTCGCACTGGGCGTAAGCGACGTCAAAATGGAAGAAGGCTCGCTGCGCTGCGATGCCAACGTATCGATTCGTCCCGTCGGATCGAGCGAGCTCGGCACCAAGACCGAGATCAAGAACATGAACTCGTTTCGCTCGGTTCATCGCGCGATCGAAAGCGAGATCGCGCGTCAGATCGAGATCGTCGAATCGGGCGGCCGCATCGTTCAGGAGACGCGCGGCTGGGACGAAGTCAACGGCGTAACCCATTCTATGCGCAGCAAAGAGCTCGCGCACGATTATCGGTACTTTCCCGATCCCGACCTGGTACCGATGGAAATCGTCCCCGAGACGGTGGAGAAGATTCGCGCGTCACTCCCGGAACTGCCCTGGAAACGTTTCGAGCGTTACACCGCGGAGTACGGACTCGAACCCAAGCAGGCGACGCAGCTCATCGACAACGTGCCGCTTGCGGAGTACTTCGAGCGCGTCGTCACCGCGAGCAATCATCCTCAGCAGGCCAAGAACTTCGTTCTCGGCGAGCTCTCGCGTTTGGCGAACGAAACGCAAACGCCGGTCGCCGAGTCGAAAGTATCGCCCGAACACCTCGCCGAGCTCATCGTGCTCGTCGAAGGGAAGTCGATTAATTCGAAGATCGCCAAAGAGCTGCTCGCGCGCATGTGGGAAGGCGCCGGCTCGCCGAAGTCGATCGTCCAGGCGGAAGGGCTCGCGCAGACCAGCGATCCGGCGGCCATCGAGAAATTCGTTGACGACGTGATCGCGGCAAACGAAAAAGTCGTGGCCGATTATAAAGCGGGCAAGACCAACGTCGGCGGATTCCTCGTCGGCCAAGTGATGAAAGCGTCGCGCGGTAAAGCCGATCCGGCGCTCGTCAATGAGCTCTTACGAAGAAAGCTCGGGTAG